The Streptomyces sp. NBC_01276 genome contains the following window.
ACAAGGTGGGCGATGGTCTCCCGGAACACATTCACCACCAGGAGGCGACGTGGCCGCCAGGCGCGACAAGACCCACTATCTCTACATCGCGGTGATCGCCGCGGTGCTGCTCGGCATCACCGTGGGCTTCGCCGCTCCCGGCGTGGCCGTCGAGCTCAAGCCGTTGGGCACCGGCTTCGTCAACCTCATCAAGATGATGATCTCACCCGTGATCTTCTGCACCATCGTTCTGGGGATCGGCTCGGTCCGCAAGGCGGCCAAGGTGGGCGCGGTCGGCGGACTCGCCCTCGGCTACTTCATGGTCATGTCGACGGTGGCCCTCGCGATCGGGCTGGTCGTGGGGAACCTCCTGGAGCCCGGCAGCGGGCTGCACCTGACCGAGGCGGCCCGGCACGCCGGGGAGGCCCAGGCCAAGGCGGGCGGCGCCGAGAGCACGCCCGAGTTCCTGCTGGGGATCATCCCGACGACGCTGGTGTCCGCCTTCACCGGGGGCGAGGTGCTCCAGACACTGCTGGTGGCACTGCTGTGCGGGTTCGCGCTCCAGGCCATGGGCGCGGCGGGCGAACCGGTGCTGCGCGGGATCGGACACGTGCAGAAGATGGTGTTCCGGGTGCTCGCGATGATCATGTGGGCGGCACCGGTGGGTGCCTTCGGGGCGATGGCGGCGGTGGTCGGAGCGACCGGCATCGACGCGCTGAAGTCCCTGGCCGTGATCATGATCGGCTTCTACACCACCTGCCTGCTCTTCGTCTTCGTCGTGCTCGGCACCCTGTTGCGGGTGTGTACGGGCGTCAGCGTCTTCGCCCTCCTGCGGTACCTGGGGCGGGAGTTCCTGCTGATCCTGTCGACCTCCTCCTCGGAGTCGGCGCTGCCGCGGCTCATCGCGAAGATGGAACACCTCGGCGTCTCCCGGCCGGTGACCGGCATCACCGTGCCGACCGGCTACTCCTTCAACCTGGACGGGACGGCGATCTACCTGACGATGTCCTCCCTGTTCGTGGCGGAGGCCATGGGCAAGCCGCTGGCGCTCGGCGAGCAGATCTCGCTGCTGCTCTTCATGATCGTGGCC
Protein-coding sequences here:
- a CDS encoding cation:dicarboxylate symporter family transporter yields the protein MAARRDKTHYLYIAVIAAVLLGITVGFAAPGVAVELKPLGTGFVNLIKMMISPVIFCTIVLGIGSVRKAAKVGAVGGLALGYFMVMSTVALAIGLVVGNLLEPGSGLHLTEAARHAGEAQAKAGGAESTPEFLLGIIPTTLVSAFTGGEVLQTLLVALLCGFALQAMGAAGEPVLRGIGHVQKMVFRVLAMIMWAAPVGAFGAMAAVVGATGIDALKSLAVIMIGFYTTCLLFVFVVLGTLLRVCTGVSVFALLRYLGREFLLILSTSSSESALPRLIAKMEHLGVSRPVTGITVPTGYSFNLDGTAIYLTMSSLFVAEAMGKPLALGEQISLLLFMIVASKGAAGVTGAGLATLAGGLQSHRPELVDGVGLIVGIDRFMSEARALTNFAGNAVATVLIGTWTKEFDRERATEVLAGRLPFDEATLIDDGHGARPDEAPVAVPAPSTDSSATPSAGPSAGAKDGVPA